CGGCGGACCGCTTCTCACCGGCACCTCGCCGTTCACGGCCCGCGTGCCGGAGGGCGTCGCGACCCTGTCGATCACCCGCCGCGGACGCCAGCCGCTGGAGCGGCGCCTGGCCGTCGAGCGTGACCGGAAGGTCCGCTGGTGGCTGGACCCACGCGGTCAGCTGCACCACAAGGTTGCGCAGTTCGAGACCGGGTCGGCCCCGAAGCAGGTCGCCTTCACACCCGACCGCCGCGAGCTGTGGGTCACGCTGCTCGGTGGCCCCGGCGTGGAGGTCTTCCAGCCACGGACCGGTAGGCGCCTGGCGACGATCGACCTCGGCGACCACGGCGCGGTCGAGGTGATCTTCACCGCCGACGGGTCGACCGCGTACGTCAGCCAGATGGAGAGCGCGTCGGTCTACGAGATCGACACGGCCAGTCACGAGGTGACCCGTCAGCTGTCAACAGAGGCGTCCTGGACCAAGGTCTTGGCGCTCAGCCCCGACGAGTCGACGCTGTACGCGTCGAACTGGTCGAGCAATGACGTGTCCGAGATCGACCTCGGCTCCGGCGACGTGGTTCGGCGCCTGCCGACGGTGGCGACGCCGCGCGGCCTGTTCGTCACGCCGGACGGCGACACGCTGTACGTCGCCGGCTTCGACGGGGGCCAACTGCAGCGGATCGAACTACGCGACGGCTCCTCGGAGATCCTCGAGACCACCGGCGGCGCCATGCGCCACCTGGTCGGCGATCCGGACCGCGGACGGCTGTACGCTGACGACATGGGCGCCGACACCGTGTTCGTCCACGACCTGGACCGCCGACGCGTGCGCCGGCTCACAGCGACCGACGAGAAGCCCAACACCATCGACCTCGGCGCCGACGGGCGCGTGCTGTACGTGTCGAACCGCGGTGAGAACAACGCCGCGTCCTACTACCTGCCGGGTCCCGAGTGGGGGTCGGTGCTGATCTTCGACGCCGCGACCGGCGAACCGCTCGATGCCATCGTCGGCGGCAACCAGACCACGGGCCTGGACGTGTCGGAGGACGGCAGGCTGCTGGCGTTCTCGGACTTCCTCGACAACCGGGTGCAGGTGTACGAGGTGCCACCTCACGACGTGCTCGCGGCCGGCGACGGCGGGCGGTTCGGCCGCCACCGCCGTGACCTCGCGAAGGGCTCGAGCCCGTAGGCAGCTCCCGCCACTCGCGACGATCGGGCTCCTGCCCGGCGCAGCGATCCGCCACCCGTGTGCGGACAGGATCCGCAAGACTCGTGCAAAAGGTCAGTGACATCGCACGGCATTGGTGGTTATGCTCCCCGGCACCAATCGACGTCGGGGGCTGACGCGCATGGTCCGTCGTGTTATTGTGCTGTCCGTTGTTGCACTCCTCGCCGGGCTGCTGCCCGCGGCCGCCGGCGCGCAAGCGGGACCTGCACCACTGCCGATCCCGGAGCCCGAGGTCAACGAGGGCCTGCCACCGGGGCTCATCCAGTACTCCGACATCGCGGCGCGGCTCAACGAGATCGCCGCCGCCAGCGACCGGGTGTCGGTCGAGGTGCTCGGACAGTCGGCCGGAGGGCGGGACCTGTACCTGGCCACCGTCGCCGACCCGACGACCGACATTGGCCGCACCAAGGCGCTGCGGCGCATGATGCTCAAGGATCCGGCGCAGGCGCAGAAGCTCGCGTCGCGCTTCCGCGAGTTCCGCGTGCCGGTGTTCCTGAACTGCTCCATCCACGGCAACGAGTACGAGGGCGTCGACGCCTGCATCGCCACGATCGAGCGGCTCGCGTTCGGCGACGACGCGCAGACCCGGGCCGTGCTCGACAACGTGATCCTACTGCTCAACGTCGTGCAGAACCCCGACGGGCGCGTGCTGAACACCCGCCAGAACGCCAACGGCTTCGACCTCAACCGCGACTTCATCACCAACTCCCAGCCGGAGACCGCCCTGGTGCGCGACCTGATGGTCGAGTGGAACCCCATGGTCACCCTCGACCTGCACGGCTACGTCAACCCGATGCTGATCGAGCCGACGACCCCGCCCCACAACCCGAACTACGAGTACGACCTGTACATCGAGAGCGCTCTCGGGCAGGCGCTGGCGATGGAGGACGGTGTCCTCGGCTCCTACGCGCAGTTGCGCGACGATCCTGAGTTCGCCGATGACTACCAGCAGTTCATCGCGCCGTTCCTGGCCAGCGAGGAGAGCGTCATCATCCCGTTCCGCGACTGGGAGGTCGGCGACTGGGACGACTGGCCGCCGATCTTCGCGCCGATGTACGCGATGTACCACGGGTCGTACGGCCACACACTCGAGGCGCCGCTGACCCCACGGCCGGAGTCACTGTCGCCGGAGGCGAAGGCCGCACGCGCGCGGGTCAACACGGAGGCACACATCGCCGCGACGAGCTCGATGCTCGACTACGTGGTCGACAACAAGCTCAAGATGGTGACCGACCAACTCGAGGTGTTCCGGCGTGGTGTCGACGGCATCGACCCGGTGCCGGTCGAGCCCGGGTTCGTCCCCGGGTACGGCCCCGAGGACAACAGGCCCGAGCACGCCGGCTACCCCGAGGCGTACGTCATCCCCGTCGGCGACGATCAGGCCAGTGCCCTGGCGGCCGAACGGCTGGTCGACTTCCTGATTGCCCACGGTGTCGAGGTCGAGTCGGCGAAGAAGGCGTTCGACGCTGGAGGCAGGCGCTGGCCGGCCGGTTCCTACATCGTGTCGATGCGCCAGCCGCGACGCGGGTTGGCCAACACGATGCTCGAGCTGGGCTATGACATCAGCGAGCTGACTCCACAGATGTACGACATCTCCGGGTGGAGCCACGCTGAGCTGTGGGGTGCGACGGTCATCACGGTGCCGAAGGGCACGGATCTCTCAGTGCGGACCGGGACGGTGGATGACGCGACGGTGACCGGCGGCGTGGCCGCCGGCCATGCGGCGGCGTACACGTTCGAGCTCGACTCCGAGACCGCGATCGCCGCAGCCAACGAGATGCTGGCGGCAGGCGTGGCCCTTCGGCTCGGCGATGACGGGACCGTCGTCGTGCCGGCCGACGCCCGCACGCTGCTCGGCGACTTCGCGGCGCGGGGCATCACCTTCACCGCATTGGCGTCGGCCCCGGAGGATGCCGAGCTGCTGGAGACGGTTCAGGTGGCTGCCGCCGTCAACAGCGACGAGGCGCATGTGCTCGGTCTGCTCGGCTTCGAGGCCGATGCAGTCAACGCCGACAGCCTCAACGACGGCTCAGTCAAGCTGGCGGACTACGACGTGCTGATGGTGTCGTCTGACTTCAGGTACCGCGACCTGAGCGCGGACGCGGCGGCGGCGTTCCAGGACTGGCTCGCCGGGGGCGGTGGCGTCATCGGCATCTCGTCCACCGGCGCGGCCCTGAACGCCGGCGCAGGCCTGCTCGACGCCGGCTTCCAGCCGGGCCCGGCGTGTGCGGTGGCGAACGGCGTTGTCGCCGTCGACAACGGCGCGGATTCGCCGATCGTCGCGGGCTTCTCCGCCGAGGACACGTCGTTCGTCTACGATCCTCTGTGGTTCACCGACCTCGGCGACGGCGTCCGTGTGGACCAGCGGTTCGACACCGAAGACGTGTTGCTGGCCGGCCACTGGCTCGGTGACTTCGAGCAGTGGATCGATGACAACACGCCGGGAGGCAACTGTGGCCCGAGCTCGCGTGAGAACAGCAGCCAGACGGACGCGGCCGGCCAGCCAGCGGTCATCAGC
The Euzebyales bacterium genome window above contains:
- a CDS encoding M14 family zinc carboxypeptidase, which produces MLSVVALLAGLLPAAAGAQAGPAPLPIPEPEVNEGLPPGLIQYSDIAARLNEIAAASDRVSVEVLGQSAGGRDLYLATVADPTTDIGRTKALRRMMLKDPAQAQKLASRFREFRVPVFLNCSIHGNEYEGVDACIATIERLAFGDDAQTRAVLDNVILLLNVVQNPDGRVLNTRQNANGFDLNRDFITNSQPETALVRDLMVEWNPMVTLDLHGYVNPMLIEPTTPPHNPNYEYDLYIESALGQALAMEDGVLGSYAQLRDDPEFADDYQQFIAPFLASEESVIIPFRDWEVGDWDDWPPIFAPMYAMYHGSYGHTLEAPLTPRPESLSPEAKAARARVNTEAHIAATSSMLDYVVDNKLKMVTDQLEVFRRGVDGIDPVPVEPGFVPGYGPEDNRPEHAGYPEAYVIPVGDDQASALAAERLVDFLIAHGVEVESAKKAFDAGGRRWPAGSYIVSMRQPRRGLANTMLELGYDISELTPQMYDISGWSHAELWGATVITVPKGTDLSVRTGTVDDATVTGGVAAGHAAAYTFELDSETAIAAANEMLAAGVALRLGDDGTVVVPADARTLLGDFAARGITFTALASAPEDAELLETVQVAAAVNSDEAHVLGLLGFEADAVNADSLNDGSVKLADYDVLMVSSDFRYRDLSADAAAAFQDWLAGGGGVIGISSTGAALNAGAGLLDAGFQPGPACAVANGVVAVDNGADSPIVAGFSAEDTSFVYDPLWFTDLGDGVRVDQRFDTEDVLLAGHWLGDFEQWIDDNTPGGNCGPSSRENSSQTDAAGQPAVISGTDETGARVVLFGTQPMFRDHPKKLYQQVAQALYWISADQP
- a CDS encoding YncE family protein: MERDDGDRRAGALRLTIIAVVAVLAGIAAGVTFAPGAVASIVGNVRAGFLDIAGQTAADAPTEPTATTPRSTPTPSETTPPVPRHRVRIATRPRGADVTITPAGGGPLLTGTSPFTARVPEGVATLSITRRGRQPLERRLAVERDRKVRWWLDPRGQLHHKVAQFETGSAPKQVAFTPDRRELWVTLLGGPGVEVFQPRTGRRLATIDLGDHGAVEVIFTADGSTAYVSQMESASVYEIDTASHEVTRQLSTEASWTKVLALSPDESTLYASNWSSNDVSEIDLGSGDVVRRLPTVATPRGLFVTPDGDTLYVAGFDGGQLQRIELRDGSSEILETTGGAMRHLVGDPDRGRLYADDMGADTVFVHDLDRRRVRRLTATDEKPNTIDLGADGRVLYVSNRGENNAASYYLPGPEWGSVLIFDAATGEPLDAIVGGNQTTGLDVSEDGRLLAFSDFLDNRVQVYEVPPHDVLAAGDGGRFGRHRRDLAKGSSP